The genomic stretch CACTAGGTTTCGAACAAGGAATCTGGATCCTATGTATGGGCCCATCCAACCTCAGCAAAGAGGAAGCTGGATTGGGATCATCCATCTACTACCATTGATTTGATATGGTTCAAAAACATGCCGATCAgtttatcctaaccatccaaccgtTGGccattaaatggacggttaagacaCAAATTGCAAACTCTGGACGGTTAGTAAATAAAAGGTGGGCAGAACTGATGAATGATAGTGTTGTTTCTGGATTGTAGGTCATCCACCTTCCACTGCACTACATCCTAGATGGGATGGGTTGGTCCACCTTCCTTtctgccacgtgtatggtgggaGATAGGTTGTACGGTAATCACCCGCTCACTTTCCATGGAGGGCCATGATCTAACGTGAATTCCTGGCACCTTAACCAACGTGggcccacgtatgattatcaaaGACCATTGGATAAGAGTAACCCATTGTAGATACACATCTACATGATCGTATGATCACAGCCGTACGAACAATGGCATGCAAAAGAAACAGCAAGAATGGAAAAACATCTCACCGTCCATTTTGCAGGAGATtatttgaatggctaggattgctCCATCAGGGCAGCATTGAGGCCATGCTCAATCCAACATGAACCCTTAAATGGGCCCACTTGCGCCCAACATTTAAAATTCGGAGGGAAAATATTATATAAAAATTACTTTATATTTCTCTCCTCTAATGCAACAATTACATGTTAGAAATTagtgaaaagtaaaaataaaaatgcacttttctcattttctttcttatttgGCAGACAcatgaaaatgagttcatctcattttaattaatcatAATTATATATTAGCTAATATATAATTATCATTAATTAAAATCAGATGAACCCATTTTCAGTTGTCcaccaaaattattattttttgtctcaaatgacaattttttaaataaaattatggGTGAATGAGAAAATTCATCAAATAAAAGATGGCTTTTTTTGGCCTACAAAAACCTGTAAATTCCCATCGGATCCTCCGGCAACGAGCGTGCACTCATCGTCGCCGGCCTGCCGCCAGCAAACGCTGCTAACGAACCTATCGTCGCACCCATCTCGCGATGCAGGCCCAAACCCGCGAACCCAGATGGGCCCAGCCCACCTCCGATCATACACGTACACCTCATTGCTCTCCGACCCGCACCCGAAAAGCGCCGCGTTACGCCACACGGATAACCCGACGAAGCTCCTACTGTTCACGTGCCCCTTGTACGTGCGTATCACACGTGCACCGATCATGTCCCACAGCTTCAGGCATCCGTCGGTCGCTGCAGTGACCATCTGGCATTCCCCTAAGAACCGCACGTACGTTACCGTCTTCTCATGACCCGAGAAGATGGAAACCGGACCCGACATGTTCCTCACATCGTAAGTGTACGCCCTTCGATCAGCGGACCCGATTGCAATCAACGGCCCACCGCAGGGATCGAACTCGACGCAACACACAGGGCTACATGCCACACTAGGCCGCACGACAGCCACACACGTCCCACCTGCACCACaccgtgggtcccacaagtgggcCGTACCATCATCTGATCCTGATGCACCTACCGGTGCGGCCCATCTCGAGTAGTCCAAGCTCCAGACCCGCCGTCCCCCATGCTCATCACGCTCAAACACAGCCATCCGACGGTCGAGATCATATTCCGTGACAACCCCATCATAGTCACCGGACCCGACAACGTGACTCGCTGAATCGGGCCTCCAACGGAGGCTGCTAAGCTTAGCTGGAGTACATATGTAGAAGTCGCAGGCAGTAGTGTGGTCCAATACCAAAGGGTGCGCCCCTAGGCTTGGTTCTTGTGGGACCAATGACTTGACGGTGTAGATCCTTATCTTGCGTGCAATCCCACCCGTTACTAAGAGCTGGTCAGATGGGTCGAATTCAATCACACCCAGTGTGTCGGATACCTCCCTGTGCATGTTAGAGGAGACCACTGTAGTGAGATTGAAGTCCCACTCACATTGagcttcctcctcttcctcttcatctccttctttttcttcttttccttcttctcttgcATGGGATGTTTCTCTTGGGATGTTTTTCATTTCCCATTCATAGAAAATGGTTTGGAGGTTTTTGATTTTTCTGGGGTGTTTGTGTTGAATGAGGATTGAGATGGATGGAGAAGGTAGGACTGACGTGTAGATAAACTATGATTCTTTTGATGCTGTAAGGTCTCACATGCGACTAGGTGGATCACTATATTTAGGTCCAGCTATCATGTAATTGCTAAATTATTGTACCTATGTAAGATCTGAACCGTACATAAGGTTGATCCTACTGTCAGGATGGCCTTATGTGAAAATCTGTCTGACCCATTtttcagttgggccacacatgtggttTGGATAAGATGGACGGATATAGGGCGTGGCCCGTTATGAGTGGATGAGAATGATTTTTGCTGTTGATGTTATTTGTGGATGGTGTAACCTTTTTGAGGGATTGGATATCGTGGGAATGTGATATGCTGACTTTGATAAGGTGGTTGGACTGTAATTTGTGGTGCAACTAGTTGCACGTGGGACGGATCATGTGGTCCTATGATTCAGAGGCTGCCACTCTTTCATGTGCAATAGGATAGTTAAACATTAATGGGCCAATGTAATGAATGGCCAGATCATGTGGTCCTATGATTCAGAGGCTGCCACTCTTTCATGTGCAATAGGATAGTTAAACATTAATGGGCCAATGTAATGAATGGCCAGCATTTAGCATGATCGTTTGTGGGCCCATTACAGGAATGGCCTCTTTCTCTTTCTGGGGTTGTGTGACTTTAATTCGAGCAACATATCCTGAATGAGAGAAAATGGACTGTTGGGAAAAGAAAAGGACCCAGAATCTATATTCATATTACATTGTGGCCGGCTTGTTGAGTGGAGCTGCCCATTTTTGGGGCCAGCCCAGATGttcttgttgggacccacctgatgaatggctcagatttcACACGTGTGCAGTGGATTCACATTAGCACTTTTCTTATAATAATTAGGAATTCTCTTCTTCGAATATTGTGGAAAAATAATATATAAGTGgaggaagaatgaagaaaatggtGGTGGATTCTGTGCCTCATTTGAAGgggaaactttgatactctggcggagtatgATTTTCAATACACAGGCACTAATAAATTGTATATGTGATGTATAACCACAATAAACCATTCAAATCGTGGGATGCATGCTTAGATAGTTTgatttcattcttttcttttatggTCGACTGATGGGAATTTATTTCATAACTGAAATGAAAATATAAACGGTCCAAAATTAACGAACAGATGTCCATTGATCAGAGCAAAGTATATtttaatcaattttatttttaaaatattatctaTCCATAATGGTTACcaaaatttggacggtttgatttaagttgatatataaAATATTTGAGTGCCTGATTATCAATTATCTTACTCTTCCAGAGTACCAAAATAATTCCCCATTTGAAGGCCGTGGACGGCGTTCGGTGGTGGCTTTGGAGAAACGTGGTTGAACGGAGGCCTATTGTCTCGCTCTTATCACTCGCCAGCCCATTTTCTCGTCAATTTATCGTATCGTCACACTAGATTCCGACATGCAAGAGCTGACGAGCTGGAGGAATCAGAATGCTGCGGCGATTTGCGCGAGAAGATGTCCAAAGGTGCAACGCTGCACACGTGCCGAGATTTACACGTGTACAAGATCCGCCCGATGATTAGTTGAGGCCTAGGATGAAGATATTCTGACCCATGAATCAGGATGAGTGGCGTTTGTTTGAGGGTAGGGAGtgatttgatactccggcagcgtATGACGCTCCATACGCTAGCACTGAAGaagtgtacacgtggcataagttaacacaaactaAACCGATTAATTATGGGACCCACTGTTGCTAAGTCGTATTCCAAGGATTTGATTGGTTAAGAAATCTTAAACTTTGATCCTACGCCACTTGTTTGTAGAAACAGGGTATCAGATATttccatttttaaccgtccaataaatgtccaccaatcccacAGCTAGAAAGAACACATGCGGATGAATGGAAGCGGATTACATCCTGTCCCCGCCTAACGGACTCTGTCCAGGTACGggttctgtgtggcccaccgtgatgtatgagtttatccacactgtccatccatttttacaagatcattttaagatgcgagcccaaaaataaagcagatctaaagctcaattggaccacactagaggaaggAGCGATGATAATGACGCCCGCCCTTGAAATTTTTCTaggacctaccgtgatgtttatttgtcatcttaacctgctcataaggtcacgtagacttaGATGAATGagagatacaaatatcagcttgatctgtaTTCCTGTGGGTCCAAAatgcttttaatggtgaggattcaatttcCACTGTGGGTCCAAAatgcttttaatggtgaggattcgaTTTCGGTCCAATTGATCCTTGGATCTGCCAAAATTTTGGccttatatcctaaaataatcttgaaaaaaatgAACGGACAGCATGCACGAAACCCATCCATCAAAGCACTCGGCTTTTGGCTTTGGGCGGAAGCAGATTGTGTGGTGTGCTCGCAACCACCAactttggtggtgtgttgacgtcactaagtcatgtggggcccaccataatgtatgtgttatacccacaccgtccattcatttttcaagatcattttaaggcatgagctaaaaaatgaggcagatccaaagctcaagtggaccacaccacataaaagcaATGAGGATAATGACACCACCTTTGAAAACTTCCTACCTGATATGTGGCCTGGATCGCTCATCACGGTGCCACGTTTAAGATTTAACATTTTCTTTGAGAATCTAGCAAAAAACTACCTAACTAATATCTAAATTACATTTGGATAATTTTTCAAAAAGTTATCACAGTAATTAATTAATTACTATCTCACTACTTGTGTTATCTTTTTAACATGGGTGAATTGAAGGTtcgagtgggtcccaccttgatattaTCCGGAGTCCATCTCAACCACTAGTTAACTCACCTTATTTTAGGCCTAAGTATGAAAACAAGCCTCATCCATGATTCAGATAGATCATTTGATTGGAAAtagtataccagtcaatgcttACTCTCCAGACATTTTCTCTTAGCATGACTTATTTGAATCACAAATTAGTATGATTTTAGGCTTGGCCTAAATTATGATGTGGAATCTAATGGATatagtgaattttatataataatcacaataacCCTTCTAAAAATCAAGGGGCCAAATATTTTGTGTGCCGTTGGATTATGCATATAATGGcgtaatggttgaagtggatttcacatatatgcacatcatgatggggcagcTAACAGTCAGGTGGTGCGTGGACAACTAATTTTCCAATCATATATTGGAAAAAAGCGATACTCTATATTCATTTGGTTGGAATAAATGTTATGGACCACTTAATGGATAATTATTTACTTGTTAAGTGCATGGTATATCCAACACATTCAATATATTGGACCTACCATGGAAAGAACTTCTCACAAAACTCAGCcctatccattcatcaagtggaccacgtttatattttgctatttatcaatggctacaaactattttatatggt from Magnolia sinica isolate HGM2019 chromosome 17, MsV1, whole genome shotgun sequence encodes the following:
- the LOC131231507 gene encoding WD repeat-containing protein RUP2-like, whose amino-acid sequence is MKNIPRETSHAREEGKEEKEGDEEEEEEAQCEWDFNLTTVVSSNMHREVSDTLGVIEFDPSDQLLVTGGIARKIRIYTVKSLVPQEPSLGAHPLVLDHTTACDFYICTPAKLSSLRWRPDSASHVVGSGDYDGVVTEYDLDRRMAVFERDEHGGRRVWSLDYSRWAAPVGASGSDDGTAHLWDPRCGAGGTCVAVVRPSVACSPVCCVEFDPCGGPLIAIGSADRRAYTYDVRNMSGPVSIFSGHEKTVTYVRFLGECQMVTAATDGCLKLWDMIGARVIRTYKGHVNSRSFVGLSVWRNAALFGCGSESNEVYVYDRRWAGPIWVRGFGPASRDGCDDRFVSSVCWRQAGDDECTLVAGGSDGNLQVFVGQKKPSFI